Sequence from the Bacillus thuringiensis genome:
CGGATAGTTATGAAGCGGAAGTAGATTGGGGATTTGAGAAGAAAACGTTAAGTATTTCAAATAAGAAAAGTTACAGCGCTAAAGGGTATGGGATACTTGATTTACCAAACGAACGAGCTGCTCAAAACATGTTAATAGAAAAGTTGCCAGGGAAAATGAACAAATGGTTGTATGCGAATTGGGGAGAAGCAATGCTCAAGAATTCTCGTATTTACGGTCCTGTATTAATGAAAAGGTATACAGGTGAATTTCAAAATAGTAAAACGAATATTGAAATTTGGCCACTAAGTGATACAGGGAAAATAGAAGATGACTTCGTAATAGAAGTGTCGTTTAAAACAAATGAGGAAAGTATTGCAAAAGAACAAAGAGAAGTATTAATGAAGGTTTTAGAACAAAAAGGATGGTTGTTACCGAAAGATAGTTTGAAAACAGAGCTTATTTTTCAGTAAATAGTAAAAAAGGAATCCATATACCATGGATTCCTTTTTCTAATATATGAGTATTAAGCTAAATCAGCTGACACGAACATATCATTATTTTGAAGATTTTTAGAGCGTAAACTATAAGCAACTACTTTCTTTTTATATTGCTTTACAACATCAACATGCTCTTCATGACTATAAATATAAAATGTAAAATCTTTTTTGCCGCGTTTTGCATTGATAATTAAAGGAGTACCCTCATTGTGTGGCGGTGCATAATAGCGATCTAAAAATAAACCTTCGTTAAAATCATGAATAATTTTGGATTTCTGTTCGCCTTCTACGTTATTTCCGTGAATTGTAATAGTCACATTCTCTTCTTCAAGTTGTGGATGTGTTTCGTACTTGCTAATAATGGATTCAATAACAGTGTTAGGAAGGCTAGAAACGATAATTTTAAATGCCCCAAATACAACTAACATTACAATAAACCAAGTCGTCATAGTATATCATCCCCTTTATTCTATTTAATAATATAACTCATATGGTAATAGTACATATGGTGAAGTTTTGTATAATTTGTGAAAAATATGCCATTTTTACGAACGAAATGTTAGAAAAATCAATTTTGTTACAAAAAGTTGAAATCGAAGTATTTTAAAAGAAAAAGGTTTATAATAAAAACATAACTAATAACAACATTACTAATTATAAGGAAGTGTAACTATGAGTACTGTAGCAATCGTGTATGGTATTATTCTTTCTACAATTATCGTTTTATTTTTCGTTGGGGTTTCACGTTATATTCATAAATGGAAAGAATGCGTTGCGAAATTAAATCACATTGAAGAAGAACTTAGTGATTTAATGTTACATCATGGTAAATAAAAAGAATATTTTTTAATGAAACAATGTGAAGAATATCACAAAACATGCTCTCCTTATGAAGGCATGTTTTTTTGTTATGTCAATGGTTAGGCACATTCATACATTTTTTCCATACGATACAGTGTGAAAGTCGAAATGTTCGGAGTGGAAAAGAGGGATAAAATGAGTAGTTCAGGTTATGTTCCAGATAATAAAAATTTAAAGAAAAGTTCAGGAACTCCAAACCTTTTCTTTGATTCGAGAAAAAACATCTTTTTTAAAAGAGATGAGAAAAACGTTGCATATGAAGTTACGTCAACGCAGTTACCAGCGATGATAGGGGGAGCGTTTGTTGATTTGTTTATGACAAAAGGGCATATGCGAGAACCGCATTGGCATCCGAATGCGTGGGAATTGGATGTTGTTGTATCAGGAGAAGCAATTACATCTATCTTAAATCCCGAAACGAATCAATTGCAAAATTATCATGTGAAAGCGGGGCAAACTGTCTTTATTCCAATGGGATGGTGGCATTGGATCACAGCGGTAACAGAAGAAGTACAATTACATTTGTTCTTCAATAACGATCAATTTGAAACAGCAGAAGGATCAGACATACTTAGATTAACACCGCCAGAAGTATTTCAAGCTGCATACGGTGTAAGTGCAGAAAAATTGGAGAAGGACCTTTCGCCAATTAAGGAATCAGTTGTAATTGGTCCTCCTAACTCAAATCGAATAAGTAGCGTTAAAGAAAGTGACGAATCAAATATAGTTGTTACGTTAAATGGACAAATAACATCATGTGAAATAGAATAACTCTTTCTTTTTTTGGGAAGAGTTACTCTGTTTTGTATAATTTTGTAATCTGGTTCGTTATAATGATTATATAGAAGGGAATGTATGAGAGGGGGCATATTGTGAACATATTAAAGATTATAGGAATTGTTGCAGGAGTCATTATAGTAGCCGTTATAGCTTTCTTTGTTATTATGAAGTACTATTTGTCAAAAGAAGATCCTAATTACGTATTAAAGTACATAAAAGAACATAAAGACGATGAAACAAGTTCATTATTTATAAAAAGAAATGGAGAAGTATTAACTTCTATAAATGCAAATAAAAAATTACCATTAGCGAGTATGGCAAAAATTGTAATAGCAGTTGAATTTGCTAAGCAAGTGTCAGAAGGAAAAGTAAGTCGTGATGAACAAATTTCATTGCAGGAGCTAGAAAAATATTACGTTAAAAACACTGATGGTGGAGCGCATCCTGATTGGTTAGAAGATGCAAAAGCGAGAGAATTAGTGAAAAATGGACAAATCGCTTTAGAAGAAGTTGCAAAAGGAATGATTCATTATAGCTCTAATGCAAATACGACATATTTGTTAGATAAGCTTGGAATAGAAAGAGTAAATGATAGTTTAAAAGAGTTAGAGCTTACTAGTCATGACAAGTTCTCTTCGTATACTGCTTCACTATATATGAGAGGGTATGTAGAAAAAGAGCTTCATGAGCCAGAAAATCAATCGTTAGAAATGATACGTAACATGTCAAAGGAAGAATATAATAAACATGTGTTACGAATTCATGAATGGATGAAAGATGAAGAAGAATGGAAAAAACGGGATATTCCATTAAAGGTAGATATGGAATTTCAGCGAATTTGGTCAGATCGATTAGTGGGTGCAAACGCTAAAGATTATATGAGTATAATGGAAAAGATAAATAGTAGAAATTATTTTCCAAAATCAATGCAAGAAGAGATCGAGAACATTTTCAAAGGAACAGTTAAAAATAGTAAGCTCGAATATGCTGGTCAAAAAGGTGGTTCTACCGCATTCGTATTGACAAAAAGCTTGTATACTACAGATAAGAAAGGGAATAAAGTAGAAGTTGTCATTATGTTTAACGATATAGAAGATCAAGTTGTATATCAAAAGCTGAGAAATAATATAGATTATTTTATTCAAGATGCTATAGTGGATGAAGAGTTTAGAAAGAAGTTATAATGGAATAATTTTATTATGTAAACAAGATGCTGTTAAAGGTAGGTGTTGAGATGAGGTTGAATGAGTATATGCTTGAAACGTTTCCAAATTTAGAACTTAGACCACCTCTATTTTATAATGGGGATATTGGTATTCGCTTTAAATTAGGTGTGAACTATGATTACAATAACATTTATGAAAACTGCCCATATTTAGAAGGCGTTTATAATAGAGCCATTACTTTATTTCAGTCTTTACATTCCAAAACAGACGATATTTATATTGTAGTGGATGTAAATGACTATGCAGACGGTGAAACTTTTAAACACAAATTGAATATCTTTTCTAAATATGTAAAAGAGAAGTCCGATTTGTTTAAGTTACAGAAAAATACAATCCCTTATGTTTTTCCAGAAGACGATGAAGACGGGGTATATAAAACGCATAGATATACTTTGAAATGTAAAGTTTCAGACTTGAAATACATTCCTATGCTAAAAGCAATTTGTAATCAAGATATGGGAATAAAACCGAGTATTTTTCATAGGGTGTATTTTATAAATGTAAACAAGAATACTATATTTCACGTTTATGATGATAGAGGTTGTGATGTATTAGCTACCTCTCATGATACAATTAGGGATATTTATCATACATATAATGATTGGATATTAGAATACGACAGAAATAAAATTGATAAAGTATTTAATTGAATGTAGTCTATTTTAAATGAGGGAAATACCATATGAGGTGTTTCCCTTTTATTAATATGAAAATCAACATTTAAATTTGACA
This genomic interval carries:
- a CDS encoding YfmQ family protein, with translation MTTWFIVMLVVFGAFKIIVSSLPNTVIESIISKYETHPQLEEENVTITIHGNNVEGEQKSKIIHDFNEGLFLDRYYAPPHNEGTPLIINAKRGKKDFTFYIYSHEEHVDVVKQYKKKVVAYSLRSKNLQNNDMFVSADLA
- a CDS encoding cupin domain-containing protein, coding for MSSSGYVPDNKNLKKSSGTPNLFFDSRKNIFFKRDEKNVAYEVTSTQLPAMIGGAFVDLFMTKGHMREPHWHPNAWELDVVVSGEAITSILNPETNQLQNYHVKAGQTVFIPMGWWHWITAVTEEVQLHLFFNNDQFETAEGSDILRLTPPEVFQAAYGVSAEKLEKDLSPIKESVVIGPPNSNRISSVKESDESNIVVTLNGQITSCEIE
- a CDS encoding serine hydrolase codes for the protein MNILKIIGIVAGVIIVAVIAFFVIMKYYLSKEDPNYVLKYIKEHKDDETSSLFIKRNGEVLTSINANKKLPLASMAKIVIAVEFAKQVSEGKVSRDEQISLQELEKYYVKNTDGGAHPDWLEDAKARELVKNGQIALEEVAKGMIHYSSNANTTYLLDKLGIERVNDSLKELELTSHDKFSSYTASLYMRGYVEKELHEPENQSLEMIRNMSKEEYNKHVLRIHEWMKDEEEWKKRDIPLKVDMEFQRIWSDRLVGANAKDYMSIMEKINSRNYFPKSMQEEIENIFKGTVKNSKLEYAGQKGGSTAFVLTKSLYTTDKKGNKVEVVIMFNDIEDQVVYQKLRNNIDYFIQDAIVDEEFRKKL
- a CDS encoding DUF3885 domain-containing protein; amino-acid sequence: MRLNEYMLETFPNLELRPPLFYNGDIGIRFKLGVNYDYNNIYENCPYLEGVYNRAITLFQSLHSKTDDIYIVVDVNDYADGETFKHKLNIFSKYVKEKSDLFKLQKNTIPYVFPEDDEDGVYKTHRYTLKCKVSDLKYIPMLKAICNQDMGIKPSIFHRVYFINVNKNTIFHVYDDRGCDVLATSHDTIRDIYHTYNDWILEYDRNKIDKVFN